GCCCAGGAAGTGCTGGTCCGACTCCGGTGCCTGCAGCATCACCGCATCGGGCTTCATGTTCTGGATGTACGTCTCCACCAGCGGAGCCCGCTCCCTGACGACCTTGATGACCTCTTTTTCGCGCGCGATCGACTTGTCGATCAGGGCATTCTGGGCCGGGGTCAGCTTGCGGCCGTCGAGTGCGTTGTCCTTCTTCTTTTTGAACAGGTCGATGCCTGCCGCGTGGGCAGGGAGTGCGGAGGCTAGGAGGACTACCATCGAGAGTCCTGCGATTGCCTTCTTGATTGAGATCATGTTGTACGAGCTCCTGTGTTTTTCGATACCGGCGAACGCCCGAAAAGAAGGGCGGATATTAGTCATAACTCGATACTACTTAGATGCCGAACTCTTACTACTAAGACGCAACGCTAAGACAGAACGAGACATAAAGTTGAGACAGAACACGATTTCGGCAGGTCAATTGGCCATCTGGAAGGTGATATTGACGATGCCCTCCCAGTCCACAGGATGTCCCGAGGCGTCGGTCGCGGGCTGGAAACGCATCCCCGTGACCGCTCGTTCGGCGGACTGGTCGAGACCGTGGCCGAGGCCGCTGGTGACGCCCAAAATCTGGATAGCGCCCGCTGCCGAGACGTGAATGCGGACCGAGACGACACCTTCGAGGTGCATCGCGGTGGCTTCAGGTGTATACGCGGGCTTGGGCTTATAGAGCACCTTCGGCGCGGTGCTGGCGGGCGCGGAGGCGGTAACCGACCTCACCTGCGGCGCGGCCGCAGCCTGTCCCAACTGCACGGTAGCCGGACGCGTGCCCACTCCGTTGCCCGGCGCGGTGCCGGTGCCCCCGGTCACGCCGCCCAGCTTGACGCCCTGAATCGCCCGCGCCCCTCCACCGGCAACCGATCCTCCGGGCTGGCCCGATCCGAGCTGCACCTTGGTGGACGCCGGTCCCGTGCCGGTATTCCCGGCAGGCATCCCGGCCAGGCCGCGCTGGCCCAGGTCAACCGAGGCAGTAGCGGGCCGGTTGGATGGTGCAATGGGGTTATTAGCCTGTCCCAGCGCCACAGGGGCAGGGTGCGGCGAGTTATTGACCACGGCGGCGGACCGTCCCAGATTCACGGTGGTGGGCTTGGGAGCCGCTGCCGCGACCACGGGCTTCGGCGGCGCGGGAGCCACCGCGGGCTGCGGCCGCTCCACCTTGGGCACCGGCACGGGCTTGGGAGCCTCGATCTTTACCTCAGGCAGCGTGATCTTGGGCTCGACCGGCTTGATGACGGGCGGTGGCGGCTGGCGGATGAACTTGGGAGGCCTGGGCAGCTCGACCGGCGGCTTGGGCAACGGCGGCGCCACCAGCTCGGTGACCTTCTGGGTCTTGTCGATCGTTACCTTGGCGGCGGCTCCAATAATGATCGCGATGATCGCCAGGATCACATTGATCGTGATGGAGGTAACGAGCGATCCCTTGCCCTGACTGCCTGTATTGAGCACGCCAAAATGGGAGAACTGTTTGTTCTCGGCCTGGACATGTTCTTCACTCTGGAGCGGTTTCGCCATCGATCCGGATCCTTGCTGAAGGTCCTGGTGCAAGCAGGCCCTGTGTGAAAAAAGAGAAAGTGGAGCTACCGAACATAGAGCTATACAGCAGCGCTGATAAAAACTTCGGCAGGTCGGGTCGTCGAGCAGCGAGACAGGGGAAGCAGTGAGGCAAGGACTTTAGAACGAATCACACTCTATGTGTATTGATCTTATTTGTTTTTAGATGCCGAATTCATAATTGCATGTTGGCAAATATGAAAAACCTAATGAAATCTTTGACCTGAACAAGGATGCTGCTGCTCTCCCTATCGACTTGTTCGTCCGTTTTCTGAGTCTAAGTGTGCCAGAGAGAGGGAGGTTTCGCACGCTGCACTTATACTTTGGTTGCGCACGACCCAAAAAGGGATTCCAAAAGGGGTCCAGAAAGTTTCCGGAGATATCTTGATGAATATTCTTGTAACGGGAGGCGCCGGCTACATCGGCGG
This is a stretch of genomic DNA from Granulicella sp. WH15. It encodes these proteins:
- a CDS encoding energy transducer TonB, whose product is MAKPLQSEEHVQAENKQFSHFGVLNTGSQGKGSLVTSITINVILAIIAIIIGAAAKVTIDKTQKVTELVAPPLPKPPVELPRPPKFIRQPPPPVIKPVEPKITLPEVKIEAPKPVPVPKVERPQPAVAPAPPKPVVAAAAPKPTTVNLGRSAAVVNNSPHPAPVALGQANNPIAPSNRPATASVDLGQRGLAGMPAGNTGTGPASTKVQLGSGQPGGSVAGGGARAIQGVKLGGVTGGTGTAPGNGVGTRPATVQLGQAAAAPQVRSVTASAPASTAPKVLYKPKPAYTPEATAMHLEGVVSVRIHVSAAGAIQILGVTSGLGHGLDQSAERAVTGMRFQPATDASGHPVDWEGIVNITFQMAN